The Magnolia sinica isolate HGM2019 chromosome 3, MsV1, whole genome shotgun sequence genome includes the window tccgcacctatgaatcATTGAAGACTTTAAGAAATGATTTAGGGTTGGAAACTCGTGGGTCGATTCGTAGAGATCCTCCCCAATCGGTTGGAAATGGAGCTTAGAGTTGTGGATGTGGGAGAAAGAATGAGATTTGCTAAGGTTCCAAGTTTTCTTGGCTCCTccaccaacaacaccctccttcactctcttcttcctctcttccttctcctttttctctcctctctccctttgttccaccTAGTGCAAATTCGTatagggagagggggtgcccaaatagggcctttatatagtgccaggtttggtgcaaatggccctaagtgatgagtttttactatactaaccctattgAAAGATTTTTTTTAGCCTCTAGGGCCTACTATGGAGTGTACAAGTCGATGTACAcagtaggatagttagccctaatgatgatctacgtatggatatgatcggcccaccatttggatgtgtcaatcaacggatatgattagaagtttgttcaacggtcaccgatggtcgatcggggccgtggctatacggatatgagcaggaaaatatccttactccatatgtaaagtttggtcgtaaaccgacgattcgaaatcctcaactttgtataagagtggacgacccaattcacttaagttccagctcctttttttagagtatttgcacttcttatgcactcgtccttcggctcaagttaagcggttttggacactacccaggttcgactcctgcgatggacgtcgagcccagtaaaacggacattactctataattttggaactagtgacccactaacgagcggtctagagtttattcgaaaaatcggggcatttctggaatgaattaggtattgagatttttcgtgggcagtgattagggtttgagttaactatgttcatagtgtggcttatttataactagtgaaagtggagatttggtcataattactctaagccgtcggttttaggctaaaaaagtaatggggttgatttggtctattattcaagatccgggccttatctgactcggccccggttagatctttaatttagatatgattgtcttaattatttagcgatgggtcggttagatttgggtcctatataagtaaatcatggggctatacctgatgttcaagtgatcgggcggattcgttggcttcctatggtttgATTAATCGGAcctgtgtggttctttactggttccacccgtgtataaactaacattgagtgctaatggtcattaagtgatattataagttaattaataaaaaaattaagaatttttggaaatccaaaatagtgaaaatttagggtgttacaagACTTTCTTACCACATGTCCCAATAATCACTCTAGGCCTCCTTGTTGACTCGATCTCATTTTGCTTAGCCGCTCGATTGAACTCTTGGATGACCATCTACCGCTTGATCGAGCTCCTAGATGACCATCAACCTCTTGGTTTACCTTCTGGATGACTATTAGCCGCTTGATCAACCTCCCACGTAATTATCGGCCGCTTGGTCGAGCTCCTGGATGACCAGTGTCGCTTGATCGACCTCTTGGATGAATATCGGCTACTTCGTTGACTGCTTCGTTTGCTTTTTAATTCCTTCCAACTGCTTCTTATCTCGTCATCCTGTCAACTGTGATCCTGTAAAAAGCACTTCAAGCATCCTTGGAGATATTTAGCCTACAATATCTTTCCCTTCCTATaacatgtgtcatttccaattgGGTTTCCCAAGAATGATTGGGAATACGATAAAACATTGTTCCCCACGTTGCTTCACATTTGGTAAAAGGTGAATGCGATGTTAATTCGTTGTTTAATACAATAAATGTGATTGCTCGACCCTGTAAAAAATATCAATTTCAGCCATCTTGGTCAAACTTGACCATCTTGATTAAAAAACGACAAAATTGGTCATCCTAGTCAAACTCGACCATCGTGATTGAAAAACGGTAAATTTGTCTGTCATGGTCGAACTCAACCATTGTGATCAAAAACTGGTAAATTCGACTATCCTGATTGAACTCGGCCATCTTAATCGAGAGATAACAATTCGATCGTCGTGGTCGAACTCGGCCATCATGATCGAAAATTGATAAATTCGACTATCCTGGTTGAACTTGGCCATCATAATCGAAAAACGGTAAATTTGGCCATCTTTGTTGAACTCAGTTATCCTGATGAAAAAACAGCAGTCAATTATGACAATTGAAACTATCGGTCAATCCATTCCAAATAAGGCTTATGGTTAACCTAGGTAGTAATGCGGCCTGTTAATTCCTGaaccatttgaataatttagtcatgattaatTTAAACGATATGATTCGGCTATTGGAGGTGGTTCAGGGCCTACTTGATTTTCTCTTGCATGATAGAGTGGATTCCTAAGGAATGACTTCTCCCTAGGTATATCTTGGTTTCCTTTTTCATAAATAAAATTCGAGACCTCCCTCTCTAGTCGCCTAAATTCGGCAGACAATGGAGTGTTTCGCCCATCCTGAATCAAAACGAGAAGGGTGTTCCAATCCAATGGCTGTTGTCAGTCAATCCATTCAGGATATGACTTATGGTAGACTAGAATAGTATTGCGGCCGAGTGCTTGGCCTGCAACTTCTTAGACCATTTACATGATTTAATCGCAATCTACTTGCTGAGGTTTAACTATCGGTGGTGGATCAAGACCTAATTGGTTTGGTCCTTCTTGGAACAACGGATTCTTAGGGAATTGTTGGGGATTATGTTCTCCCGGTAAGATCTGATTCCAAATTTTATGAATGAAATTCCTAGTCTCTCACTCTGATCGTTTAAGTTCGACGGGAGGCAGAGTATTTCGTATCTCCTGAATTGGGACTGGTGGTGGATTCTTCTATGGAGAAGGCATAAGTGGCAGCTGAGCTGCATTGCCGATAAAACTTCCTTTGATATTATATTGCATTACCGACGTTCACTTGGCCATCATAGCTATTAATCGATGCATGGCCTAAGTTTGGTTGGCTATGTATCTATTAGTATTCTCGGTTTAAATACAGAACTGAGAATACGGAATTGCTCAACTTGAGCTCTTCCATATTCTTATACATGTTGAATACTCAGTTGTACATCTCGAAGTACAACTGCTATCTCGTTTAGAGGAACAGTTAGAGTGGTCATTGCTCCTTCCTGGTCCCCAATACCGAATGTTGGACTATTGTTCAGATTCAACACTTTGGGGACCGCTTGAATTGGTACATCCTCGATTGGAGGTGGTACGGTTGGCGTAAAGGAATCAATCCGAGCAATTCAAGTACATTTTTTTATTCATAATTCTAATTAGCAATATTATGCCAGTAAATTAGAGACAGGGTCCTACCGAGCATGCCAAAAACTATCGGTGGCCCTACACAGCTAGTGCACAATAAATATTTATGGCAACTAAGTATTTTGTGGTCCCACTAGGCGTGTCAAAAACTATTGGCAGCTCTGCACGACTGATGTAGAATAAATATTTATAGCAACCAAGTAGTTTATGGTCCCACCGGGCGTGCCAAAAACTATTGGTGATAAATTTTCGGTTGTATGTGTGCGGGCGTGCTAAAATTGGaattgcggctcaattcaaaccgaacaactatgaccccaagtgccaagataggtAGACATGTAGTGTATAATCGAGATCTGATGAGATTggttgcctattcagccactcgcacaGTGTGTAAACAGAATCAAGTGATATTCAAATAGTGGGGTTTGTCTTttaatgatgggttacacctttgtcTTCCGTACAAAATGACTTTTCAATATAAATAAAGTGAAATGAAAAAGATATTCTTACCATCGATTGTGAAAGACAACTGCAAAACACCTTTCCGACTGAAGAACTAAACTCAGCGTGTGAGCATGGACTCAAATTACAAGTAAGATTATTAACTACGTGAACAACAAGCAgaaagtaaagaattacactaagaaatgtaatttacttgacatgaaaagtaaatgattacactatggaatgtaaattgactggTAATTAAAATGATAATTGAAAGGTAATGTTTGGTttaattgggttggtatgagacgaaaTCTTCATTTTGcattcctcttctatttatagttttacctGGATGCTCTAGATTCTTCTCATATTCTGACTGTTGCGATAACCGTTCACCACTACTTGGATTTCTAGATGCTTTTCACATTCTAACAATTGTTATAATTGTTCAATATTATACAATTTTAGGGAGACTTTCTTGCCACCTGTTCTATTAACCACTTCAGGCCTCCTTACTGACTCAACCTCATTCCGCTTGGCCGCTTGATAAGCTCCTGAATGACCATTTGTCGCTTGATCGAGCTCCTAAATGACGATCGACCACTTGGTTAAACTTCTTGATGAATATCGACCGCTTGATCAAACCTTAGATCCTAATTAACCACCGGCCATTTAATCGACCTCTCGGATAATTTCGATTGATGGACTATTTGATTTGCTTTTGAATCTCTCAGTTACTATTCGGCTTGTCATCCTGTTATATCTTTACTCTATAATATCTTTCCCTTGCTTATAACATTTCCAATTGGATTTCCAATAACTATCGGGAATAGGATACAACATTAGTTATCAGATTCGtgtacatttattggacggtttaaaatATTCCTACTGCAAAAACAAGCATCCAGAAATCAGTGGTTACGATTGCTTAATCAATCTGACTTCTAGAAGATTAGTTAGAGACATTATCATCTAAAATTTAGTTGGTCTACTTTAAATcaatatatgccacatgtactgtatgagagtgcctgagtatcaataGTTACACGCTGGCAGAGGGTCAAACAACTACCCCTTAATAAAGCCTCATAGAGACAAACCGTTGCTTCCAGCGCTTTTCACAAAAAGACCCGTTATTTTCTCTTTAAAAAGGACGCTTAACTGGAACTTGAATTTCTAACCGTTCCTTCACTCCGCTCTTCCCTCGCCtaaaattcaaaaatctcaacAGAAAATTGGACCGTTTACGGTCTCAATTTTTCCAGGTAGGCAACAAACACCCCCTCCAATTTCGGATCGTCGATCGAAAATTAGGACTAAATAGGATTTGTAATTTCAATTCATCCTCTTTCTATTCCTCATTTCAGTCGATACGACAATCTATTCAATAAACTCAAGGGTTTTCTGGGTTATTTCTATCTCAATTTGTTTTAAAGAGGAATTTTTAGATATGATACGATGTCTGCCGAGTTCAATCGCGGAGATTTGGATGTAAAAGGATCTGAAATTTCACAGATTGCTGAAAAATCAGGTTCGAAAGTATTATCACAATTTCTTTTAAGAGGCATTCTTATATCATTGATTATAAGAATATAATAATACTTTATTAATCATTGTAATGAATTACTGACAATATTATAGATTTCAATGTAAAAAGTATAATTAATGACCaatttacaaaagattcataaagatTTATAATAAGATTAGAGGTTTAGATGATCCATAATTCTTTATATTATAATAGCATAaagatttatttttataataattatGAATAATCCACAATTATTAAGATTAttgataataattattataataaatCTTATTACACAATTACATATAATTATCTACATAATTATATCTACATAATAATTatacacaataataataaatctatataattataataataatattataatacatataattattatattataattgtagatataattatgtataataattacatatataataatctacatataataataataattgttataATAATTATACAATTTATTATAATAATTTATATCTACATACAAGGATTACAGGTTTATCACTTGAGAATTTATAATACAATTATTGTATTCAATGTTGTAAAACCTAGTTTCAAAGTAGTAAAATCTTGATCTTCTTAGACATTGATCGTACATTCCAAATCTGTGACTTGTGCAGAGAACATCCGATTCAACACATCCACAATATCCAAACTTCATATTTGGGTTTTAGCTTTCAAAGAACAATCTTTATCAGATGGGTTGGTTGACGAAGTGAAatgctttttttaaaaacaatatGTAGATAAGtagatataattatattatatgtagattatatgtacaataataaattattatattataaCACAATTGTATCTAATTATATCTGATTATATTATATGTGTAATTATTATTATATCTAGTTATTATATTGCATGTAATAATATCTAGTTATTATTATATCTAcataattattataatatattaatgcATAATTATATAATATGTGTAATTATTATATCtaattataatttttataataattattattgcaTATTATTATTGATTATTATACATAATTATGTAGatataattattataattataatttttacataattatacaatatctaCATAATTACGTGTATaataattatataataatattattataataattacaATTATGTAGATTATATGTAAATTGTATAATAattatataataattataattatgtAGATTATATGTAGATATAATAATTATTACAATTATAATGATGTAGATTAtacacaattacacaaaattattgataataataatattattataattgtGTATAATAATAACTTtaccattattattatattataataaaattattattattattatgagttCCATAATAATCTTACCACTATAATAATAATTGTGTAATAagatttatataataataattattatagtaTTATAAGTAATAAgatttataaatttattattataattattatatgtAGATATGTAGATTATTacacatattataatatatgtataattattataataatctacatataataaatatataattattataacaatatgtagatatgtagatataaattatataatataatatctacATATAATTTATTGTATTATAATTAGATATAATAATTATACAATTGTtataataattacatatataattatatctaCATATCTACATATTTATAATATATGTAATTGTAATTATTATTGTATAATTATTATGTAGATATATGTAATTGTAATTATATCTACATATAATATACAATTGTAATTATATCTAATTATTGTaattattatatatgtaattattattatatgtacatataattattataatataataattacACAATTGTAGACATGTAGATAATAATTATTACaattatacatataatataattatTGTAGATAAGTAGATTATATGTAGATATAATTGTAATTGTGCATAATCTATATATAATTACAATTCatttataataattattttattataataaatctACATAATTACACAATACAATTTATAATTACACATAATAATAATCTACATTATAATAATAAGATTATtgtgtataataataataataattattgtgataataataattattacgaATTTATTATTACCAAATAATGGAATAAGATTTATATTAAATAATAAGATTATGAATCTTATATTATAATAATTGTGTATAATGAATCTaatgaattattatttttataattgtgGGATTTATAATAAGATTTATAAAGATTTAAAAATTGTATAATTACACATACATGAAATCTTTTGATTGCAATGTCAGAAATTGCACTTTTGATTGTTTGTTTTCTGGTTTTCTTCGAAACACcctttccatttttatttttattttttcaaattttcaaggaAAAATGGGCTTTTTGGTTTCACACATTAGCTGATTGATAGTGGCACCCTTTGTTTTTCTATCGAGATCCTGGTCCGTTGCATCCCACCATGAATGGATAATTGCCATGAATGATCTCCTTGATAGGACCATCATAGCCCTTTGATTTGTTTAAATAGATGTTCCACATTTAACTGAAAAATTCCCAACATTggtggattggatcttgcactcAAGGATATTTTTGGGGCACAGTTCATCAATGCTGGGAACCATCGACctggatcatcaaaccatggaCCCACTCATCAAAATTGCCCCCCGGATGCCTGTGGAAAGCCTCCAGTGACGAAACATATAATTCCTTATAGTAGAAGGGGTGCCGTCACATGGTACCAGTACCGAGCAATTGTGGTGCCCACATGGTGTATGAATGCCATGCCATCCAATCTCCAATGGGTGTGCACCGCCGGGATTGCTAGATGCCCCAAAAACGGagctgatccattcatcaggtatgccacaccatataaaataatgTAAAACTCCCGAAAACCTATGGATTCAAGTTGTGGGCCGGCACCAAATTCCAATGGTGTTTTGGGGTGGTTGtacattatttcttatggtgtggcacACTCGATGATTTAATTGTTCTGAATTTTGCACTGGGTTGCACATCATCATCGTGCATGCTTGTTGATGTGTTGATTGCGCGCTTGTTGGACGTGTTGAATGTCAAACATACACCATGTAAGCCCCACAAAAGCTTGGGAGCACCGCTAAAATTGGCGGCACCATACCATTTGAACCCTCTTACTAGTAAGGGTTGGGGAATCTTAGCACACATTTCAAAATGGACATTTTGAAATGCTTATAGATTCCCACCATCTGTGCTTGGCATCGAAGTCATGCTCttaatattatcattatcaaATTCTTTTTTACAAATATCATATCAGATTATTCGTTTTACTCTGTTTCATCTTTCTATTTAATTTTTATGTCCAGAGATACAGGTTCATACCCGCAAGCATTCCATTGATGCATTGCTTGCCAAACAAGCCGTCCTTGCACCCCAAATGACAACCAAGGTGAAAGGCCTTTTAAAAGGCCTGAGATATATTTCGCAAATATTCGGTATGTGATTTGCACtaatcatggcccaccaattTGTATTTATAATGGTTGCCATATTTCACAaataattgttgattttttttaaaaaataatatattttataagTAGGGACTAAATTCTCTTTGATTTCATCACAGATCCAAATATTAAAGAACCTGAGATGCAGATTGGTTTCCCCACCGACGTAAAacatgtggcccacatagggtggGATGGTCCCTCTACAAATGCCCCAAGTTGGGTAAGCTCTTACGATTTTTATTCAAAATGCATTAAGGTTTTCTGATGAATAATGAATGCTTCTATGTGTGAATTATATGTTGGGCCTCACCCCATTGatccaacggttaggatcatctgactgATGTGATTGAATATGCGGCTATTCAATGCCAGGATCAATAAGCATGTGCATTGATTGGAGGGGTAGAGATAAGCAATTTTAGCTTAAGATGCGAtgatttcaattttcttttctttcttctaaatTACACAGATGAATGAGTATAGATCTTCACCTGAATTTTCATCTGCGACATTGGATGCCGACTCCCTGAATAATAAATCTGCTTGTCAAGGTTTGTTTTTCTTCGTTTTCTTTTTATGGTTTCGCCACTGTGCAACGCACGTGCTAACATGGGCCATCTGTGAGACATTGTGCTattcattggtggggcccattgtgtatTTGATCTGAACATCAAggaggtccactcatcaggcttacattggatgtggatcattggccaacatttttaatttttcatcttcttcatgcATCAGCTGCTGCCCAACTGATAGGCACTGTTCTGATCTATGATGAACAGCCCAGATTTTGCACATGTTCCATGTTAGCATGTGTGTGGTGAGTTCAGAAGCATGTGTCCCATTGGCAGAAGGTGCCTCTCAAATTTGTAATGAATGAGACTAGTTTGGTCATAATCAAACTATTTTCAAATGCAACTGGCAATCTTTCATGGTGCAGATTTACTTCGCTCTGGAGGCCAAGGCTCCACAGCTAAAGACTTACCAGAATTGCCATTGCCAAAGCCATCGAGACGCAAACAGTCTTCCAGTGCTCCCCCTCCTGATTCTCCAACGCTCGAGTCCTCTAACAAACCAAAGCAATCTAAGCGACATCAGTCTGCTGGCAAATCAACTGAAACACCCAAGCCTTCGAGGCGGCACCAGAGTTCTGGCGAAGGGGTGGAATCACCCACGAAAGACCCATCTGGGACCTCAAAGAATGGACGACGGAGGAAGTCCAAGGGATCGTCTGGTAGTGGGTCAACAAGATCATCGAGATCGAAAGATAAATCTGCCGCTTACTCAGATCCTGATGTGAAGAACTTGGAGCAAAATCTGGCTCTAAAAtccatagaagaagaagaagaaagggtatGATGTGCTTGAGAAATTCATGATCTGTatagaaatttacaaaaaaaaaaaaaagtaatttcaAGTCTGAGGTCATATTTCTCTTCCAAATACTCAGATTGGCTCATGTGATTAGTTGATGAAAAGCAAACAAAAACATAGGTATTAAATTCTCTTATGCATACTATCTAATTCTTTCTACTGAGTGGGGTGATAAGGTACAGAGAATGGGATCCTTGTAACAaatgaaaaatagaaaatctttGGTCTATGATTCATAAAACAATTTTCAGGATACAAGAGATGGCCTGGAAAGCATTTAATAATGGTCTAACTGTTAAATTTCAATTAGAaggggaagaagaaagaaacacaGATATCTGTTCCCTCCTGATTATATCAATATACAAAAATATCAGCGGTCTACCGAAGGCGATTCAGATAATGCACGTTACAGTATAGGAAATCGTCAAATGGTATTTTGAAGGCATTTCGAAGGTTGGTCGTCCatcattttgttttgttttaagtTCTTACAAAGGGAAAGATTGAAAGATCTAACCAACCGCAACATTGAAATTCAACATGGGATTGAAGGGAAAACAAGTGCTTGCATGGAATTCCAGACACAAGTGGAAATAATTCTAAGAATTAAATGAGTTCAAAACAAGACTCAATTACCATATTGCCAAAAATGGGTGGACGTCATACTCATTTATAAAAGCCACGATGATGCTTTTCAAATGTCATCTTCCATGAACTTCTAACTACAACACTGGAAAGTCAACATCATGGTATTCCTTAACGGTAAtgcccaccattaccattacagtcACCTTAAAAAAGGCCTGTATTAGCAGGACTCTTATGTTGCTGTTACGGCCATTGtgggtcatttttttttccaaaacccTTTTTGATGttgtaatcctttgtgttgtgggCTCCCACCCCGGAGTGAAAATGAAAATTCTCGAAATGATACCATTTTGATggaggacaactaaccacttgctctaaaagcttgaactgatagagcatgccaaatcaatccctttgtctcatagcccatgccccacatcccatgggttaaaaCCTTgaccaaacccccctcgtggggcccacttcacacaagccacccggcCTCACATGGGTAGGCCCTGCCTCACAAGAGCCACTTGCCTCACAGAAGACAgttaccccgagtgtgcccctgcattccacaagccaccccacttgagcccagtgtgaaaatgcccccacattagAGGGTCTATCTCCTAAGTGGGACTGCCTCAATTTCCTGAACATAGGCTTTGACATTGTAGATGATGTCTCAATTCTTCACTTCCAGCACAATGGTTGTCTTTGTTAGAGGAATCTTGACATAGAAGAATTATTTACAAGACTACTTGAGGAAATATTAGATATCCTCCAGAGTGGTTTACATGCCAATCTACTGTATATGCGTGGTACATGTACATGGCACCAGTGTTAGATGGGAATCCGGTGAGTGGAGTGATGTGACTTTCAAGTCAGGGGCCCATCCGATGAATGGCAGCTTAGGTCTCTGAACCATGGGTTAAAACCTCAACCAAACGCccctcgtggggcccactttacacgagccacctgcctcacacgggtaggccccgcctcacacgagccacttgCCTCACACAAGACActtaccccgagtgtgcccctgcatcccacaggccaccccacttaagcccagtgtgaaaatgcctcagcATTAGAGGGTCTATCTCCTAAGTGGGACTGCCTCAATTTCCTGAACATAGGCTTTGACATTGTAGATGATGTCCTAATTCTGCACAATGGCTGTCTTTGTCAGAGGAATCTTGACATAGAAGAATTATTTACAAGACTACTTGAGGAAATATTAGATATCCTCCAGCGTGGTTTACATGCCAATCTACTGTATATGTGTGGTACATGTACATGGCACCACTGTTAGATGGGAATCCGGTGAGTGGAGTGATGTGACTTTCAAGTCAGGGAACCATCCGGTGAATGGCAGCTTAGGTCTCTGATTGAATCAAACCAAAAAGACAAGAAGTTTGGAGTTGGCTATGCAAGTGGTCTTGATTGTCAAACTAGAGAAACCTCCACAAGATTGATAATTGATCCAATATAATAGTTGAAAGCATTAGATTTTATGAAAATTCAATAACCATTGGTTTGAATAGGAGCAACACATGCCCAACTTCGTACATGTGGCATAGATCCTTTTCTAAGATTGTGTATGCAGTAGAGCCCTTTTTCAAGCTAGAGCATATAGGATTTATGGTTGGCcttttgtaacaccctgaaaatcgggagtcgtgcatacgctcgactcccgagttcccgaggtcacttataatcaattttcattaatatgcgattaatccaggtttaaaggcgcagcatggaattacttgaaacatgaaacacaatcacaactagtctgctgaaatgaaaatagatcattatacacatgtccaaaaggatataaaaagggtcgcatcaggggttgcccaacaaaatcacaaaaggagtatcatgtccaaaagaatagagctgagtccataactcagcgatccaaatcctgtctactaggccgacggggaaccatccatcagctgaaagtaagagaactcgtcctcctcctcgaggctcgcatcaccaggctccacgaaatctgtatcacctgcatctatgaatgagtctattggtgttttaaaacaccgtccaagagtgggagtgagtgatcaactcagtgggtgctattagccataagttgtaataagcatcaattataataagaatttaatgaaaagcaatcaatcataaacatctatctagtcttgttaatgtgcatgcatgcaggatgatatgatgtatgccctcaccacaacgctccctcgtgcgacaacatctaacgatcgccaatgccaacactccctcagtgcgacctcgactgccgagtcgccaacctagctaatgccatgcaatgatgatattaaccgggttcttagttaagtccattcatccaacagattTGATAATCTGATAtaccccacatatcaaatgccctgaactagttgtcAGGCCAAGTTCCCCAAATGTGTGAGGCTGAGACTCCgtgatccttgaccccgtcgggtttcccccatccccgacttcaagcacatggggttgctgaatgtggggtcgctcgcggtcactacggggaggcgcgtcaccccagcgtaggccgacagctcagacacagtgtcccattccaccatgcccggctcacgagactgtggatcaatattccatccggtatcgatgggctacaacggtggtaaggtgtttcagtttccatacatatgtgagcaaacacggttaacaaactaggtgggtcagccagtggactaaaccgcacgagctcaGGCAAGTATATGGttgaacgacatcgggtacaagcgacccatgtagcctgactact containing:
- the LOC131240432 gene encoding CRIB domain-containing protein RIC10, encoding MTTKVKGLLKGLRYISQIFDPNIKEPEMQIGFPTDVKHVAHIGWDGPSTNAPSWMNEYRSSPEFSSATLDADSLNNKSACQDLLRSGGQGSTAKDLPELPLPKPSRRKQSSSAPPPDSPTLESSNKPKQSKRHQSAGKSTETPKPSRRHQSSGEGVESPTKDPSGTSKNGRRRKSKGSSGSGSTRSSRSKDKSAAYSDPDVKNLEQNLALKSIEEEEERV